The stretch of DNA ATTAGGTGGTAGAGGTGATGGTAAAGGGGAAGAAAGAGATGCTAATGCACAGTGGTAATCAGATAAGTAACTAGGTGCTTTAGTCTGACGCCTAGTTCTACCACTAGGTAAAGAGACACTAGCAGTTTCAGTTGTCACAAATTGATTCACCCTAGGTACTAATGCTGATGATGCGTTGGAACTAGTAGCAACAGAGGATGATGTAACAGGAACATTATCAGATGCAGTTGCAGGAACGGGAGATAATGCAGGCAATGGAAGAGCAATAGGTGATGCATCATCATGACAAGTAACAGAAACAGGTAGTGTAGGAAGAATCGTGTGTGAGAAAAAGTCAGGCTGAAATTGTTCTTGTttcaaaaagggaaaaatattttcatgaaaAACGACATTCCGagttattgaaattttatttgttgttaagtCTAACACCTTATAACCTTTGTACCCTAAAGGATAGCCTAAGAAAACACTAGATTGAGCCCTAGGTGTAAACTTAGTTCTATCAACAGGAATAGTGCTAGCATAACAGAGACAGCCAAAAGTTCTTAAAGCAGTATATTGAGGTTTCTTATGCGTTAATTTCTCATAAGGTGACATATTATCCAAAAGAGCAGAAGGGATTCGATTAATGATGAATGCAGCAGTCAAAACACAATCACTCCAATAGACTAATGGTACATGAGATTGAAAAAGTAGAGCCCTAGCTACATTCAATAGATGTTGATGTTTCCTTTCAACAACAGAATTTTGTTGAGGTGTATAAGGACATGAAAAGTAATGAATAAGACCATGTTCTTGTACTAAAGAGGTAAAGCCTAACTCAGGTGCATTATCAGTTCTAATGGCCTTAATTTTTGTTCGATATTGATTagaaactaaagaaagaaaaacaggAAAAATTTTTGTAACATCATTTTTATTCCTTAACATGTAAATCCAAGTGACTCTAGTacaatcatcaacaatggtaAGAAAGTACTTAAAACCATCTACAGACTCAACAGAGAAATGTCCCCATACATCCAAGTGAACTAGATCAAATGGTGATGGagacatattattattaaaaggAAATGACAGACGCTTTTGCTTAGCTAATGGACAGATATGACAATGACTATGACTCTGAACAACAGACTTGGACAATGACAATGTATCAGAAAGACTCTGTAACTTGGCGACTGACGGATGGCCCAAGCGTTGATGCCATAGACTGTCATCAGTAGACAAGGATCCACAAAAGTGTAAACTAGCAGGAGACTCAGCAGGTGTAGATTGAGAGTGTGAATGATCATTGAGAATGTAAAGATTGCGGAAGAGTCTACCACTCCCAATCATCCATCCCTGAGAAAACTCCTGAAGGAAACATGCAGTAGGATAAAAGTGAGCAGAGCAGTTATTATCATGCAAGAGTGTACTTACACTAATCAGATTGAATCGAAATGTTGGAACATAAAGAACATTATAGAGAATTAACGAATCAGACAAATGAATTGTTCCTACATGAGTAATATCAAGTTTACTACCATTAGGCAAAGCTACCGTGATTCCTGAAACTAAAAATGTCTCCctaaattttgatatatcaaaGCAGACATGACTTGTAGCACCACTATCAATTATCCAAGAACCACTGGGCAATGCATGTTGTAAAGAAGTAAGGCAATGATGTTGATAAGTGAGAATCTCATTTTCAAAACGAAGATTGGTGGATATAGAAAAAACTTTACCAGAAGATGATTGAACAGCCATGACACCCTGTTCAGAGACAGTAGCCTGAGAAGAAGTAGCTGGAAGCTCTGAGGTTGAACTTTGAACCTGAGAAAATGATCCTTGAGCGTGAGAAGTTAGCTGACCAATCAATGTCTGAGCCTGTTCTGGAGTCAACTTGCTGACATCGAGATTCACAGCATTAACAGCTGGAGAGGGATAATATGGCATAGTAGATTATTGTTGTTGATCAGCAGGTTGCTCAGTAAACACATTAGCAACAGTTCTTTGTTGCGACCCAAAGTTCATCTGCGACCCTGAATGAGGTTGTGGTGGCCTTGTGTTAGGTGCAACGGGACCTCGAGGAGGATAGAAACCCTTAGTACCTGCCGGTCCTGTATTCACTGAACTCGGAGGTTTATAGCCAGGAGGGTACCCATGCAACTTGAAACACGTTTGAACAGAATGGCCAAGCTTCCCACAATGCGTACATAAAGGTCTGTTACCTCTTGGGCGATATGTATTATAAGCAGCAGCAAACTCCATCTGATTCTGCATATACGACTGATTGTCTTCAAATGAGCTTGAAGCTTGAAACGCAACACTCTCAGTCTTGATAACCGGCTTCACAATACGTTGTCTCTCATCTTGTGCAACAATGTTGTAAGCTTCTTCGATATTAGGTATCGGTTTCAACATGAGAATGTGCCTTCGAGTCTGCTCATAACTATCATTAAGCCCCATTAGAAACTTAGTAACTCTACTGCGTTGTTGCAATTGTTCCCATAAAACCGCAGCATTGCACTCACAACGTCCACAAGTGCAAACAGGAAGTTCAATATAATTTGTATACTCTTCCCATAGAGTAACAAGTTCTGTATAATAGCCACTAACATCCATAGCACCTTGTTGAATACTTCCTAATCTTTGTTCTATCTCATACACACGCGAAGCATCATCTCGCTTATAACGTGAAATCAAATTTTTCCAAATCTTTTCAGCAGTAGACATATACAAGAGACTCGCGCCTATCTTCTTCGAAACAGAACCAATCAACCAGGTGATTACGATATCATTAACTCTAGACCAAGCATCTGAATCTGGATGATCTAAAGGAGGTTTAGGAATCGTACCATCAATAAATCCCAATTTGTTTCTGACGTTCAAGGCCATCCGTACAGATCGTTTCCAGGAGTGAAACTCAGCTCCCGCATCAAGGCGATCCGTGACTATCTATAACCCAGCATGATCTGTACTCAGGAGAGAGTAAGGACTCGCATAAAGATCCGTACGATTCTGTGTAACCGAAGACGTGGATTGATTACGATTAGGAGAATTCGCCGTTCGCGAATGATTCATCGCCATTGCAATTGAAAGAACCCAGAGATTGAAACAAAGATTGAATCGAGAGAtagaagaaaacgaagatcaAAACTCGCTTACGAACACGAATTGAAGAATCGCAAAGACGAGGAACGAAAGAGAATTTTGAAATATCCAAAAGGAATGTGAAGAGATGAATGAGAATAAGCTCAAACGAAGAAGCGCTCATGGTCAATCGAATCGtgttagctctgataccataacaAGATTCTTGTAACTGAATCACGAAGATGACGatgaacaagagagagagagtttgagctaaagagagagagtgaaaaatCTTCTTATTCTCATTAATTGTAAAATGTTGTACAAGTcacactatatatacatattgtacctgtatttattttaacttaGTAAAAGTAATTCTAAGCTAAGTAAAGTAAAATATCCTTATACTTGTGATACGCCCCCGCAAACCTTTGAATCCGAAACAGAGGAAGGATTATAAAGGTTTGATAGTGACATTCGACCAAGTAGAGAATGAAAAGGCTGCGGATGTAGCGGTTTAGTCAAGATATCTGCCAATTGGTTCTCACTAGAAACATGAAACAGCTTGAGGTTGCCAAGCTTAAGCTGATCCCTCGTCACATGACAATCAATATCAATGTGCTTAGTACGCTCGTGAAACACTGGGTTTGTAGCAATATAGATGGCAGATTTGTTATCACAGAACAGTTTGGCGACTTAGNTAACAAGATTCTTGTAACTGAATCACGAAGATGACGatgaacaagagagagagagtttgagctaaagagagagagtgaaaaatCTTCTTATTCTCATTAATTGTAAAATGTTGTACAAGTcacactatatatacatattttacctgtatttattttaacttaGTAAAAGTAATTCTAAGCTAAGTAAAGTAAAATATCCTTATACTTGTGATAGAACTAAGCGTGTACGAGCTCAACGAATTAGATAGACACCGccccaaaattctcaaaaacgcCTTCAGCTTAATGTTCGGTCTCGGCGATCTTGTCCCATTCACAAACAAACTTTACACCGGCGACCTTAAGAAGCGTGTGGGAATCACCGCCGGTCTCTGCGTCGTGATAGAACACGTTCCCGAGAAGAACGGTGACAGATTCGAAGCTACGTACAGCTTCTACTTCGGAGACTATGGCCACTTAGCCGTACAAGGACCGTACTTGACTTACGAAGACTCGTTCTTGGCCATCACTGGTGGCTCTGGAATTTTTGAAGGTGCGTACGGACAAGTTAAACTTCAACAACTTGTGTACCCGACGAAACTGTTCTACACTTTTTACCTTAAAGGGCTGGCTAATGATTTGCCTGAGGAGCTTACCGGAACGCCAGTTACGCCGTCTAAGGATGTAAAGCCTGCGTCGGAAGCTAAGGCGTTGGAGCCCAGTGGAGTTATAAGCAATTATACTAATTagtgaaaataattaatatagacttttgtttacgcatcatgtctatgtataatgatatctctattctttataaaaaaaatatattcttattcTTGAATAgtcaattttatcttttttttttggtcaaaaacattattttgattattaattgaAAAGACGCAGAAGCGAAGTCGGAGATCTTTGATGATGAGATTCAGggaataacatatataattttgggCGCTTAATAAGTTTTGCATGTAACAATCCGTAGTATACTTAAACCATACTAGAtttggacccgcacatacgtgcggggttgattttaaaaactaaatttactaacacatttataatttattacgtacatgcggattatgtttgtaaacatatttttaataaatgttattaacattcataatccaaactttttttgtatcagtttagtatttgatttatttttaattcggtttagacaaaaaaatgatcaaatttgtttttgttatcagtaaaaacaattatattaaaaaatagtaacagAAAGATGGTATGTCTAATTTAGGACATAAAATCCATCATGTCCTGTATATGTCTCATAActatggttgattttttttttatctattatagaacatagtttaatgttttttctttttcttttgaatatttttttgacatttttgtgttagataaattgaaaaatatgttacataatatattggaagcattaatttattttaattctaacatgatcctggattttgatttttgaaaatttttaatctcatcTTATTCCTCCTTCCATCCCGTTTCCGTCCCattattcttttctcatttcctcaAAATCATGTTCCTACATATTTAGCACACAAACACGTAAtagtttgattcaaaacaaaataaagtatttgatgaagaaaaataatttctttgaaaCATTCAGTTAATAGAATCACACATACATGCCGTGTCAGTTAacattcttttatctcttgttttgtaCATGCTTATGCTAgataagctgaagaaaaaaaaaacatatttaaaatactgTTGTTTTACTTTAGTTGTAACATGTTTTCGGATCCGCACATTTATG from Camelina sativa cultivar DH55 chromosome 9, Cs, whole genome shotgun sequence encodes:
- the LOC104710341 gene encoding allene oxide cyclase 2, chloroplastic-like; amino-acid sequence: MSLQSISMKTLNNLSCNNQSHLSSLLGFSKSFQNLGISFNGLNFSSRSSFTPKKNLTPTRALSQDSRPSKLSKLSVYELNELDRHRPKILKNAFSLMFGLGDLVPFTNKLYTGDLKKRVGITAGLCVVIEHVPEKNGDRFEATYSFYFGDYGHLAVQGPYLTYEDSFLAITGGSGIFEGAYGQVKLQQLVYPTKLFYTFYLKGLANDLPEELTGTPVTPSKDVKPASEAKALEPSGVISNYTN